The following proteins come from a genomic window of Miscanthus floridulus cultivar M001 chromosome 2, ASM1932011v1, whole genome shotgun sequence:
- the LOC136536363 gene encoding GDSL esterase/lipase At5g45910-like has protein sequence MSSSSSVRALVQSLFPLDGAVNHDGHHLPLFVVQVTELTDGVFLGFAYNHALSDGSDDTSSFGSCGKADPARRQALRGAGERAHGLLAHHPDAVRVPGPVGLRHRYGCLHEFNGLARYHNEQLRMQVQALRIRHPHTAIAFAGYHQPVLAFLTTPALFGFDGNTTLVVCCCAGAGGGRYNCSVAAGCGRPGAATACADPSAAVNWDGIHLTEKAYGDIAEAWLRGRRRSRPY, from the exons ATGTCAAGTAGCAGCAGCGTGCGTGCCCTCGTCCAGTCCCTCTTTCCCCTCGACGGCGCCGTCAACCACGACGGCCACCACCTCCCGCTGTTCGTCGTCCAGGTCACCGAACTCACCGACGGCGTCTTCCTCGGCTTCGCCTACAACCACGCGCTCTCCGATGGGTCAGACGACACTAGCTCATTTGGTTCTTGCGGGA AGGCTGATCCAGCACGGCGCCAGGCGCTTCGTGGTGCCGGGGAACGTGCCCATGGGCTGCTTGCCCATCATCCTGACGCTGTACGCGTGCCCGGACCCGTCGGACTACGACACCGCTACGGGTGCCTGCACGAGTTCAACGGCCTGGCGCGCTACCACAACGAGCAGCTCCGGATGCAGGTCCAGGCGCTCCGGATCAGGCACCCACACACCGCCATCGCCTTCGCCGGCTACCACCAGCCCGTCCTCGCGTTCCTCACGACCCCGGCCCTCTTCG GATTCGACGGGAACACGACGCTGGTGGTGTGCTGCTGCGcgggcgccggcggcggcagGTACAACTGCAGCGTCGCGGCGGGGTGCGGCCGGCCCGGCGCGGCGACGGCGTGCGCCGACCCGTCTGCGGCGGTGAACTGGGACGGCATCCACCTCACGGAGAAGGCGTACGGGGACATCGCCGAGGCGTGGCTGCGGGGCCGTCGGCGGAGCCGCCCATATTGA
- the LOC136536364 gene encoding ethylene-responsive transcription factor ERF013-like produces the protein MPRACRRQQIWLGSHSPAEAAARAYDAALLCLKESEAAVDLNFSLCLPFDLPPAAMSPKAIQRMAATAALGQHLLRDDDGDTTPPWSSNSSTSDVSSPESSVSSESELANYFNDDGVLSFNESKVMMNAASSLVQQQQHACEVAAACVRAPNAYYKQGHLRHFASRLTSLPVKIDGSAIYGRKFQLDAR, from the exons ATGCCCCGGGCTTGCCGCCGGCAACAGATATGGCTCGGCTCCCACTCCCCCGCCGAGGCCGCGGCACGCGCCTACGACGCCGCGCTACTCTGCCTCAAGGAATCGGAGGCCGCGGTGGATCTCAACTTCTCGCTCTGCCTCCCGTTTGACCTGCCCCCCGCAGCCATGTCGCCCAAGGCCATccagcgcatggccgccacggccGCGCTTGGGCAGCACCTGCTGCG CGACGATGACGGCGACACCACCCCGCCGTGGAGTAGCAACTCGTCCACCAGTGACGTCTCCTCCCCGGAGTCGTCCGTCAGTAGCGAGAGTGAGCTGGCCAACTACTTCAACGACGACGGCGTGCTCAGCTTCAACGAGTCCAAGGTCATGATGAACGCAGCAAGCAGCcttgtgcagcagcagcagcatgcgtGCGAAGTAGCAGCAGCGTGCGTGCGTGCTCCAAACGCCTACTACAAACAAGGGCACTTACGTCATTTTGCAAGCCGCTTAACATCGTTACCTGTGAAAATAGACGGTAGTGCTATTTATGGAAGAAAATTTCAACTTgatgccagataa